The Castor canadensis chromosome 13, mCasCan1.hap1v2, whole genome shotgun sequence genome has a window encoding:
- the Dab2ip gene encoding disabled homolog 2-interacting protein isoform X8, whose protein sequence is MGLCGLGLLSDNLGKILGWTRGASPWRSSHPQKPDLAPWPWVPRPRSAERPVLQQLPRSHLMPRLKESRSHESLLSPSSAVEALDLSMEEEVVIKPVHSSILGQDYCFEVTTSSGSKCFSCRSAAERDKWMENLRRAVHPNKDNSRRVEHILKLWVIEAKDLPAKKKYLCELCLDDVLYARTTGKLKTDNVFWGEHFEFHNLPPLRTVTVHLYRETDKKKKKERNSYLGLVSLPAASVAGRQFVEKWYPVVTPNPKGGKGPGPMIRIKARYQTVTILPMEMYKEFAEHITNHYLGLCAALEPILSAKTKEEMASALVHILQSTGKVKDFLTDLMMSEVDRCGDNEHLIFRENTLATKAIEEYLKLVGQKYLQDALGEFIKALYESDENCEVDPSKCSASDLPEHQGNLKMCCELAFCKIINSYCVFPRELKEVFASWRQECSSRGRPDISERLISASLFLRFLCPAIMSPSLFNLLQEYPDDRTARTLTLIAKVTQNLANFAKFGSKEEYMSFMNQFLEHEWTNMQRFLLEISNPETISNTAGFEGYIDLGRELSSLHSLLWEAVSQLEQSIVSKLGPLPRILRDVHTALSTPGSGQLPGTNDLASTPGSGSSSISAGLQKMVIENDLSGLIDFTRLPSPTPENKDLFFVTRSSGVQPSPARSSSYSETNEPDLQMANGGKSLSMVDLQDTRTLDGEAGSPAGPDVLSSDGQAPATQLVAGWPARAAPVNLAGLATVRRAGQTPTTPGTSEGAPGRPQLLAPLSFQNPVYQMAAGLPLSPRGLGDSGSEGHSSLSSHSNSEELAAAAKLGSFSTTAEELARRPGELARRQMSLTEKGGQPTMPRQNSAGPQRRIDQPPPPPPPPPPAPRGRTPPTLLSTLQYPRPSSGTLASASPDWAGPGARLRQQSSSSKGDSPELKPRAVHKQGPSPVSPNALDRTAAWLLTMNAQLLEDEGLGPDPPHRDRLRSKEELSQAEKDLAVLQDKLRISTKKLEEYETLFKCQEETTQKLVLEYQARLEEGEERLRRQQEDKDIQMKGIISRLMSVEEELKKDHAEMQAAVDSKQKIIDAQEKRIASLDAANARLMSALTQLKERYSMQARNGVSPTNPTKLQITENGEFRNSSNC, encoded by the exons GTCTCATCTGATGCCAAGGCTGAAAGAGTCTCGCTCCCACGAGTCCCTGCTCAGCCCCAGCAGCGCGGTGGAGGCGCTGGACCTCAGTATGGAGGAGGAAGTGGTCATCAAGCCTGTACACAGCAGCATCCTGGGCCAGGATTACTGCTTCGAG GTTACAACATCTTCTGGAAGCAAGTGCTTTTCCTGCCGATCAGCAGCTGAGCGGGATAAGTGGATGGAGAACCTGCGGCGAGCAGTGCACCCCAACAAG GATAACAGTCGGCGTGTGGAGCATATCCTAAAACTGTGGGTGATTGAGGCCAAGGATCTGCCGGCCAAGAAGAAGTACCTGTGCGAGCTGTGCCTAGATGATGTGCTCTATGCCCGTACCACGGGCAAACTCAAGACGGACAATGTCTTCTGGGGTGAGCACTTCGAGTTCCACAACCTGCCTCCTCTGCGCACAGTCACTGTCCACCTGTACCGGGAGActgacaagaagaagaaaaaggagcgCAACAGCTACCTGGGCCTGGTGAGCCTGCCTGCTGCCTCGGTGGCTGGGCGGCAGTTTGTGGAGAAGTGGTACCCAGTGGTGACACCCAACCCCAAGGGTGGCAAGGGCCCTGGGCCCATGATCCGCATCAAGGCACGCTACCAGACCGTCACCATCCTGCCCATGGAGATGTATAAGGAATTTGCCGAACACATCACCAACCACTACCTGGGGCTGTGTGCAGCCCTCGAGCCCATCCTCAGTGCCAAGACTAAGGAAGAGATGGCATCTGCCCTGGTGCACATCCTGCAGAGCACGGGCAAGGTGAAG GACTTTCTGACAGACCTGATGATGTCAGAGGTGGACCGCTGTGGGGACAATGAGCACCTCATTTTCCGGGAGAACACGCTTGCCACCAAAGCCATTGAGGAGTACCTCAAGCTGGTCGGTCAGAAGTACCTGCAAGATGCACTAG GTGAGTTCATTAAAGCTCTGTATGAGTCAGACGAAAACTGTGAAGTGGACCCAAGCAAGTGCTCGGCCTCTGACCTCCCTGAGCACCAAGGCAACCTCAAGATGTGCTGTGAACTGGCCTTCTGCAAGATCATCAACTCCTACTG TGTCTTCCCAAGGGAGCTGAAAGAGGTGTTCGCCTCATGGCGGCAGGAGTGCAGCAGCCGTGGCCGGCCAGATATCAGCGAGCGGCTCATCAGTGCCTCCCTCTTCCTGCGCTTCCTCTGCCCAGCCATCATGTCACCTTCACTCTTCAACCTGCTGCAGGAGTATCCTGATGACCGCACAGCCCGCACCCTCACCCTCATTGCGAAGGTTACCCAAAACCTGGCCAACTTTGCCAA GTTTGGCAGCAAGGAGGAATACATGTCATTCATGAACCAGTTCTTGGAGCACGAGTGGACCAACATGCAGCGTTTCCTGCTGGAGATCTCCAACCCTGAGACCATCTCCAACACAGCTGGTTTCGAGGGCTACATCGACCTGGGTCGTGAGCTTTCCAGCCTCCACTCGCTGCTCTGGGAGGCTGTCAGCCAGCTGGAACAG AGCATCGTGTCCAAACTGGGACCCCTGCCTCGGATCCTGAGAGATGTCCACACAGCACTGAGCACCCCAGGCAGTGGGCAACTCCCTGGCACCAATGACCTGGCCTCCACACCAGGATCAGGCAGCAGTAGCATCTCAGCTGGGTTGCAGAAAATGGTGATTGAGAATGACCTCTCTGG TCTGATAGATTTCACCCGGTTACCGTCTCCAACCCCCGAAAACAAGGACTTGTTTTTTGTCACAAGGTCCTCTGGGGTCCAGCCTTCACCTGCCCGCAGCTCGAGCTACTCGGAAACCAATGAGCCTGATCTCCAGATGGCCAACGGTGGCAAGAGCCTGTCCATGGTGGACCTCCAAGACACCCGCACGCTGGACGGGGAAGCGGGCTCCCCAGCGGGCCCTGACGTCCTCTCCAGTGATGGGCAGGCACCTGCAACTCAGCTGGTGGCTGGGTGGCCAGCTCGGGCAGCCCCAGTGAACCTGGCGGGGCTGGCCACCGTGCGGCGCGCAGGCCAGACACCAACCACACCAGGCACCTCTGAGGGTGCACCAGGCCGGCCCCAGCTGTTGGCACCACTCTCCTTCCAGAACCCTGTGTATCAGATGGCGGCTGGCCTTCCGCTGTCTCCCCGTGGCCTTGGAGACTCAGGCTCTGAGGGCCATAGCTCCCTGAGCTCCCACAGCAACAGTGAAGAGTTGGCAGCTGCTGCCAAGCTAGGAAGCTTTAgcaccactgcagaggagctagcACGGCGGCCTGGCGAGCTGGCACGGCGACAGATGTCACTGACTGAGAAGGGTGGTCAGCCCACAATGCCTCGGCAGAATAGCGCTGGTCCCCAGCGGAGGATTGACCAACCACCCCCgccaccaccacctcctcctcctgctccccgGGGCCGCACACCCCCCACCCTGCTGAGCACCCTGCAGTACCCACGGCCCTCGAGTGGAACCCTGGCATCAGCCTCGCCTGACTGGGCTGGCCCTGGTGCCCGGCTGCGGCAGCAGTCCTCCTCTTCCAAGGGGGATAGCCCAGAGCTGAAACCGCGTGCCGTGCATAAGCAG GGCCCTTCACCCGTGAGCCCCAATGCCCTGGACCGCACAGCTGCTTGGCTCTTGACCATGAACGCGCAGTTGTTAGAAGACGAGGGCCTGGGCCCAGACCCCCCCCACAGGGATAGGCTAAGGAGTAAGGAGGAACTCAGCCAAGCAGAAAAG GACCTGGCTGTACTGCAGGACAAGCTGCGAATCTCCACCAAGAAGCTGGAGGAATATGAGACCCTGTTCAAGTGCCAGGAGGAGACAACACAGAAGCTGGTGCTGGAGTACCAGGCACGGCTCGAGGAGGGTGAGGAGCGGCTGCGGAGACAACAGGAAGACAAGGACATCCAGATGAAGGGCATCATCAGCAG GTTGATGTCTGTGGAGGAAGAACTGAAGAAGGACCATGCCGAGATGCAAGCTGCTGTAGACTCCAAACAGAAGATCATTGATGCCCAG GAGAAGCGCATCGCCTCCCTGGACGCTGCCAATGCCCGCCTCATGAGTGCCCTGACGCAACTGAAAGAGAGGTACAGCATGCAAGCCCGTAACGGCGTCTCCCCCACCAACCCCACCAAATTGCAGATTACTG